One window of the Esox lucius isolate fEsoLuc1 chromosome 8, fEsoLuc1.pri, whole genome shotgun sequence genome contains the following:
- the gpr88 gene encoding LOW QUALITY PROTEIN: probable G-protein coupled receptor 88 (The sequence of the model RefSeq protein was modified relative to this genomic sequence to represent the inferred CDS: inserted 2 bases in 1 codon; substituted 1 base at 1 genomic stop codon): MENICSXKMMRNDSVQLTGCDVGHNAKISLTALYSLMCLFGTILNLLVVYLVVTFKKLRTASNAFIVNGCVADLLVCAFWMPHEAVGMSYGSPFAAGYQAFKDALLFLGIIVSLLSHSLIAINRYVLITKSPATYLSIYQKRHTEWMISASWLSALGFLLPWITSSQYPLDGCSYLPASAASLLRGGKPILSDSFAAGTLVFTIIGQTVVVLYCYFXKFFARYRSV, encoded by the exons ATGGAAAACATATGTTCTTGAAAAATGATGCGGAACGATTCGGTGCAACTGACAGGCTGCGATGTGGGACACAATGCCAAGATTAGCCTTACGGCACTCTATTCTCTTATGTGCCTGTTTGGGACAATTTTAAACCTTCTGGTTGTCTACCTAGTTGTGACATTTAAGAAACTCCGTACGGCTAGTAATGCGTTTATTGTGAATGGCTGTGTAGCGGACCTGTTGGTGTGCGCGTTTTGGATGCCGCACGAGGCAGTAGGGATGTCTTATGGAAGTCCTTTCGCGGCTGGGTACCAAGCCTTCAAAGATGCGCTCCTATTCCTTGGCATcattgtctctcttctctcccattCACTGATTGCCATCAACCGATACGTGTTGATCACCAAATCTCCAGCGACGTATCTGTCCATCTACCAGAAGAGACACACCGAATGGATGATAAGCGCGTCGTGGCTTTCGGCGCTGGGATTTCTTTTACCCTGGATCACATCTTCGCAGTACCCACTGGATGGATGCTCATATCTACCAGCTTCCGCAGCATCATTGCTCAGGGGAGGGAAGCCCATTCTTTCTGATTCATTTGCAGCTGGTACCCTTGTGTTTACTATTATCGGACAGACAGTGGTTGTTCTGTATTGCTATTT AAAATTTTTCGCAAGGTACAGATCAGTGTGA